From Enterococcus mundtii, the proteins below share one genomic window:
- a CDS encoding MerR family transcriptional regulator, translating to MKRLYSIGEVSELLNIPRSTIRYWDAEGLIHAAREEENGYRLFDIDAIFQVYDINFYRKLDIPMKQMKNLYSKSLNEMYDILAETEQRLDHEKKILEQKHKEVLSRKNQLKEMIDSEPDKFPEEEIPFQKIVVAASDDILYSKEYLKNYSSFVIYFPENNQNSIYGFCTDEHTEKLPGSQTIWQKDPAKKYVRFLLKVQVNNTKNNNLFEVKDRLQKQGYRLGQTIGQYLLTHTTKDKISFEYYRAWIEVSEGK from the coding sequence ATGAAACGATTGTATTCGATTGGGGAAGTATCGGAGTTATTGAATATCCCTAGATCAACCATTCGGTATTGGGATGCAGAAGGGTTGATCCATGCAGCAAGAGAAGAGGAAAATGGGTATCGATTATTTGATATCGATGCCATTTTTCAAGTATATGACATCAATTTTTATCGAAAACTAGATATTCCCATGAAGCAAATGAAAAATCTATATAGTAAATCATTAAATGAGATGTACGACATTTTAGCTGAAACGGAACAGCGCTTGGATCATGAGAAAAAAATCTTAGAACAAAAGCATAAAGAAGTATTATCAAGAAAAAACCAGTTGAAAGAAATGATCGATAGTGAACCAGATAAATTTCCTGAAGAAGAAATTCCCTTTCAAAAAATCGTCGTGGCAGCATCTGATGACATCTTATATTCAAAGGAATATCTAAAGAATTATTCAAGTTTCGTGATTTATTTTCCAGAAAATAATCAGAACAGTATTTATGGGTTCTGTACGGACGAGCACACGGAAAAACTCCCAGGCTCACAGACGATCTGGCAGAAAGATCCTGCGAAAAAGTACGTGCGATTTCTATTAAAAGTCCAAGTGAATAACACAAAAAATAATAATCTATTTGAAGTAAAAGACAGGTTGCAAAAGCAAGGCTACCGATTAGGGCAAACGATTGGTCAATACTTGTTGACTCATACGACAAAGGACAAGATTTCCTTTGAATATTACCGAGCATGGATCGAAGTGAGTGAGGGGAAGTAG
- a CDS encoding LacI family DNA-binding transcriptional regulator — MVGIRDVARKANVSPATVSRVLNQDKTIHVALETKKRIFEVAEKLNYDINKRKYIKKRMPSIGVISTISKASEAQDVYYKELRMGLEEEANRLHIGMNRIYNLSDNPKEWKDLDQLGAIIVVGTVTKQSITDLLSQNQHLIVVDNPDIQQEVDMVYGDLERMTKAVLELFLENGHHRIAYIGGYQVDMDERGGKTINPDEKRVRAYLHFMSDHQLQDYSTHYLGNWTEEDGERLAEELIQSSDPLPTALLVGSDPMAIGVYHTMKKHHLAIGKDIMIASFDNIEAASRLTPGLTTVQINAKSIGKAAVRLAVERIDQIRDEPIILTYPTRLVVRESFVPKRL; from the coding sequence ATGGTAGGTATTCGTGATGTCGCTCGAAAAGCGAATGTCTCTCCTGCAACTGTTTCGCGCGTATTGAATCAAGATAAGACGATCCATGTCGCATTAGAAACAAAGAAACGGATTTTTGAAGTTGCAGAAAAATTGAACTATGATATCAATAAACGAAAATATATCAAAAAACGAATGCCCTCGATCGGTGTGATCTCGACGATCAGTAAGGCAAGTGAAGCACAAGATGTCTATTACAAAGAATTACGTATGGGATTAGAAGAAGAAGCAAACCGCCTGCATATTGGCATGAATCGAATTTACAATCTCTCTGACAATCCCAAGGAATGGAAAGACCTAGATCAACTAGGAGCGATCATCGTAGTTGGAACAGTGACGAAGCAGTCGATCACTGATCTATTATCACAAAATCAGCATTTGATCGTTGTTGATAATCCTGATATCCAACAAGAAGTCGATATGGTTTATGGAGATTTAGAGCGAATGACCAAAGCTGTTTTAGAGTTATTTCTAGAGAATGGGCATCATCGAATCGCCTATATCGGTGGCTACCAAGTTGATATGGATGAACGAGGAGGCAAGACGATCAATCCAGATGAAAAACGCGTCCGTGCCTATTTGCATTTCATGTCCGATCACCAGTTACAAGATTACAGTACGCACTACCTGGGAAATTGGACCGAAGAAGACGGTGAACGATTAGCTGAAGAGCTGATCCAAAGCTCTGATCCACTTCCAACCGCACTCCTTGTAGGAAGCGATCCAATGGCAATCGGCGTCTATCACACCATGAAAAAGCACCATTTGGCCATCGGTAAAGACATCATGATCGCCAGTTTCGATAACATTGAAGCAGCCAGTAGACTAACTCCTGGCTTGACCACTGTCCAAATCAATGCCAAATCCATCGGTAAAGCCGCTGTTCGCTTAGCCGTCGAAAGAATCGACCAAATCCGCGACGAACCCATTATTTTGACCTACCCCACCCGATTAGTGGTAAGAGAAAGCTTTGTGCCCAAGAGGTTGTGA
- a CDS encoding alpha-galactosidase, whose amino-acid sequence MKRQSLIAFDSETNVFHLSNPLISYVMKIEESGVLSHIHFGKKVSNYTDNKKYPRRDRGFSGNVPLHEERAFSKDTLPQEFSGHGSMDYRIPATIITRENGSSLLDLRYETYQIIQGKPKLSGLPQTYILEEQEAQTLCITLKDRDLPIYVDLFYTIYEKRGVIIRSAKYRNQTEQTIWLDKAASFQLDLTNSGRFTEVIALPGAHARERLISRQRITEGVKSFESRRGSSSHQMNNFIALTHTHTTENLGEAIGLQFIYSGNHAFEIEKDQIDQLRIVGGINAYQFQWQLSTNEAFQTPEMILSYSDEGLNGMSHIHHELLRERVTRGKHQYEPRPILVNNWEATYFDFTSKKIEALIDEAAALGMEMFVLDDGWFGKRDADTSSLGDWFEYEGKLANGLKGIAEYAHEKGLKFGLWVEPEMISIDSELYRQTPDYLMQEPARTPAASRSQFVLDFTRKEVRDSISQQLRKILDEVPIDYIKWDMNRSLSDVYSAYVENQGEVYHRYVLGLYDLLEELTTAYPDILWEGCSGGGGRFDAGILYYMPQSWTSDNTDAMERIDIQYGTSLGYPISSMGAHVSASPNHQSGRVTDLKTRGDVAMSGVFGYELDLTALGEQEKRIIKEQISTYKEIRQIIQQGKFDRLENPFEQNIAAWQFVSPNKKEIVVFMARRLTSGQPPFHEIRLVGLEEGMYRERKSSLIYSGSELMTMGIYLPDFHGDFQTEIFHFEKIVTGEEEENASIN is encoded by the coding sequence ATGAAAAGACAATCATTGATTGCATTCGATTCGGAAACAAATGTTTTTCATTTGTCGAATCCATTGATTTCTTATGTGATGAAAATTGAAGAATCTGGTGTGTTGAGCCATATTCATTTCGGTAAAAAAGTGAGTAACTATACCGATAACAAAAAATACCCAAGAAGAGATCGCGGTTTTTCAGGAAATGTCCCTTTGCATGAGGAGCGAGCATTTTCAAAAGATACGTTGCCACAAGAATTTTCAGGACACGGAAGTATGGATTATCGCATACCAGCCACGATCATCACACGTGAGAATGGCTCTAGCTTGCTTGATTTAAGATATGAAACGTATCAGATCATCCAAGGTAAACCAAAGCTTTCAGGATTACCACAAACCTATATATTGGAGGAACAGGAAGCACAAACGTTGTGTATCACATTGAAAGACCGAGATTTACCGATCTATGTGGATCTTTTTTATACGATTTACGAAAAACGAGGGGTCATTATCCGCTCCGCTAAGTATCGTAATCAAACAGAGCAAACGATCTGGTTAGATAAAGCAGCTTCTTTTCAATTAGATTTGACAAATTCTGGCAGATTTACTGAAGTGATCGCTTTACCTGGAGCCCACGCTAGAGAGCGTTTGATTTCGCGACAACGGATCACTGAGGGGGTGAAATCATTTGAAAGTCGACGAGGAAGCAGTAGTCACCAAATGAACAATTTTATCGCTTTGACACATACACATACGACAGAAAATCTTGGAGAAGCCATCGGTCTACAGTTTATCTATTCTGGAAATCATGCGTTTGAGATCGAAAAAGATCAAATCGATCAACTAAGAATCGTTGGTGGCATCAATGCGTATCAGTTCCAATGGCAACTTTCAACCAACGAAGCGTTTCAAACGCCAGAAATGATCCTTTCTTATTCAGACGAAGGATTAAATGGCATGAGCCACATACATCATGAACTGCTGCGAGAACGCGTGACACGTGGGAAGCATCAGTACGAACCACGTCCAATATTGGTCAATAATTGGGAAGCGACTTATTTTGACTTTACTAGCAAAAAAATCGAAGCACTGATCGATGAAGCAGCAGCGTTAGGTATGGAAATGTTCGTCTTAGACGACGGCTGGTTTGGGAAAAGAGATGCAGATACTTCTTCTTTAGGAGACTGGTTTGAATATGAAGGGAAATTGGCGAATGGTTTGAAAGGCATTGCAGAGTATGCCCATGAAAAGGGCCTCAAATTTGGGCTATGGGTAGAGCCCGAAATGATCTCGATCGATTCTGAATTGTATCGTCAGACGCCTGATTATTTGATGCAAGAACCAGCACGAACGCCTGCGGCATCTCGGTCACAATTTGTTTTGGATTTTACACGAAAAGAAGTGCGAGATTCGATCAGTCAGCAATTACGAAAAATTTTGGATGAGGTACCGATCGATTATATCAAATGGGATATGAATCGCTCCTTATCAGATGTTTACTCTGCTTACGTGGAGAATCAAGGAGAGGTCTATCACCGGTATGTTTTAGGATTATATGATCTTTTAGAAGAGTTGACCACAGCTTACCCAGATATCTTATGGGAGGGATGTTCAGGTGGTGGTGGCCGTTTTGACGCAGGAATCCTTTATTATATGCCACAATCCTGGACAAGTGATAATACTGATGCGATGGAACGAATCGACATCCAATACGGAACGAGTCTTGGCTACCCGATTTCCTCGATGGGCGCTCATGTCTCCGCATCACCTAACCATCAAAGTGGACGTGTGACAGATTTAAAGACACGCGGGGACGTAGCGATGAGCGGGGTATTTGGTTATGAACTAGATTTGACCGCATTAGGCGAACAAGAAAAGAGAATCATCAAAGAACAGATCAGCACGTATAAAGAAATTCGTCAAATAATCCAACAAGGAAAATTTGACCGTTTAGAAAATCCCTTTGAACAAAACATTGCAGCGTGGCAATTTGTTTCTCCAAATAAAAAGGAGATCGTTGTCTTTATGGCACGACGATTAACTTCTGGACAACCGCCTTTTCATGAGATCCGCTTGGTTGGTTTGGAGGAAGGGATGTATCGTGAACGTAAAAGTTCATTGATTTATTCAGGTTCGGAGTTAATGACGATGGGGATTTATCTCCCTGATTTTCACGGAGATTTTCAAACAGAAATTTTTCACTTTGAAAAAATAGTTACAGGAGAGGAAGAAGAAAATGCAAGCATCAATTGA
- a CDS encoding ABC transporter ATP-binding protein — MEMTKTTIKKQSLKRFWKMIQPEHKIFYGSLLCSLIGNTLVVAMPLIMGIGIDQLLARIQAVGLPQMTAADVKETLLLPVILLILFSLLSSVTSFIQERAMASLSERVTLRVRKEVTKKFKALPMAFYDRHQVGDIISRTTTGLNQLSQVLLTGINQFFTSLVTILLAGIMLFYIDIKLTLLVLVLITISTVVTTKFANKNKKISDNNQEELGDLNNKAEEYLTGNLVIKAFNQQALAIEEVDKVNEKQSQAFKKAQFMNFAIYPAIRLINQLAFIASGIIGAISVLSGGITIGFLQAYLQYINQISEPLSTASYVINSVQSAMASIERIFEIMDEPEEAIDQVVENPIITPQGAIEFKHVRFGYTPEKPLMKDVNFSVKPQQTVAIVGPTGAGKTTLVNLLMRFYEINDGQILFDGHDITDLPRHELRNLFGMVLQNTWLFEGTVAENIAYGKKEATRDEVIQAAKIAQCDHFIRTLPQGYDTIISSENGAISQGQQQLLTIARVILANPAVVILDEATSSVDTRTEALIQEAMNALTKNRTSFVIAHRLSTIEHADMIVVMQNGDIIETGTHTELLQQPTLYASLYNSQFQNS, encoded by the coding sequence ATGGAAATGACTAAAACAACGATAAAAAAACAAAGTTTGAAACGCTTCTGGAAAATGATCCAACCCGAACATAAAATCTTCTATGGTTCATTACTTTGTAGCTTGATCGGGAATACATTAGTCGTTGCAATGCCTTTGATCATGGGTATCGGAATCGACCAACTACTTGCACGTATCCAAGCTGTTGGCTTGCCCCAAATGACTGCGGCTGATGTGAAAGAAACATTGCTTTTACCCGTTATACTGCTGATACTCTTTTCTTTACTGAGTAGCGTCACTTCTTTTATCCAAGAACGAGCAATGGCTTCATTGAGTGAACGAGTAACATTGCGTGTCCGAAAAGAAGTCACGAAAAAATTCAAAGCTCTACCGATGGCTTTTTATGACCGCCATCAAGTCGGCGACATCATTAGTCGTACAACTACTGGTTTAAATCAACTATCACAAGTTTTACTAACAGGTATCAATCAATTTTTCACCTCTCTTGTAACGATTCTTTTAGCTGGTATCATGTTGTTTTACATCGATATAAAATTGACTTTACTTGTTCTTGTTTTGATTACGATTAGCACAGTTGTCACAACAAAATTTGCAAACAAAAATAAAAAAATTTCTGACAATAACCAAGAAGAACTGGGAGATTTGAACAATAAAGCGGAAGAATATTTAACTGGTAATTTGGTGATCAAAGCTTTCAACCAACAAGCATTAGCGATTGAAGAAGTCGATAAAGTAAATGAAAAACAATCGCAAGCTTTCAAAAAAGCGCAATTCATGAATTTTGCGATCTATCCAGCGATTCGTTTGATCAATCAATTAGCGTTTATCGCTAGTGGGATCATTGGCGCAATATCTGTTTTATCTGGTGGTATTACGATTGGTTTCTTGCAAGCCTATTTGCAGTACATCAACCAAATCTCGGAACCACTCTCTACCGCTTCTTATGTCATCAACTCGGTGCAATCAGCAATGGCTTCCATCGAACGAATCTTTGAAATCATGGATGAGCCAGAAGAAGCCATTGATCAGGTAGTAGAAAATCCAATCATCACACCACAAGGAGCTATTGAATTTAAACATGTGCGCTTTGGTTATACACCAGAAAAACCGTTGATGAAAGATGTTAACTTCTCGGTCAAGCCACAACAAACTGTTGCCATCGTTGGGCCAACTGGCGCCGGAAAAACCACACTTGTCAATCTTTTGATGCGTTTTTATGAGATCAATGACGGTCAGATTTTATTCGACGGTCATGACATCACCGATTTGCCGCGCCATGAATTGCGGAATCTATTTGGCATGGTACTACAAAATACTTGGTTATTCGAAGGTACTGTTGCAGAAAATATTGCTTACGGCAAAAAAGAGGCAACCAGAGATGAAGTCATTCAAGCAGCAAAAATTGCTCAATGTGATCATTTTATCCGCACATTGCCACAAGGTTATGACACCATTATCTCGAGCGAAAATGGGGCGATATCTCAAGGGCAACAACAGCTCTTAACGATTGCACGAGTCATTTTAGCTAATCCTGCAGTCGTCATTTTAGATGAAGCAACGTCGAGTGTCGACACACGTACGGAAGCGTTGATCCAAGAAGCAATGAATGCTTTGACTAAGAACCGGACAAGTTTCGTGATTGCCCACCGCCTTTCTACGATTGAACATGCGGATATGATCGTAGTGATGCAAAACGGAGATATCATTGAAACAGGAACACATACAGAACTATTACAACAACCAACACTTTACGCAAGCTTATACAACAGCCAATTTCAAAATAGTTGA
- a CDS encoding 5-methyltetrahydropteroyltriglutamate--homocysteine S-methyltransferase, with protein MTTRTTSPFRYDIVGSFLRPEKLKKARKAYNESLISVTDLKEIEDEAIIDLIKKQEAAGLHAVTDGEFRRSWWHLDFFFGLQGIEFFVPERGYQFHGEETRPGTVTVTGKIKGEKHPFVDHFRFTRAHTSEGIEVKQTIPAPAQLLVELLRPDILPYVRDIYPENEELFQDIVTAYRQVIADLYEAGARTIQLDDCTWGVLVAPLPEGFLAESDKEEGEIRKELAQTYLQINNAVIGNQPQDLILNTHVCRGNYHSTWAAAGGYEAVAEPLFTEENVHAYYLEYDNDRSGGFEPLAKVSEEKLVVLGLITSKSGELEDRQKIIERIYEATRYVPLDRLCLSPQCGFASTEEGNILTEEAQWEKITLIKSIAEEVWN; from the coding sequence ATGACTACTCGTACCACATCCCCATTTCGTTATGACATCGTTGGGAGCTTTTTGCGCCCAGAGAAGTTAAAAAAGGCACGAAAAGCGTATAACGAATCGCTTATTTCTGTTACTGATTTGAAAGAGATCGAAGATGAAGCTATTATCGATCTGATCAAAAAACAAGAAGCTGCTGGCTTACATGCGGTGACAGATGGTGAGTTTCGTCGGAGTTGGTGGCATTTGGACTTTTTCTTTGGTTTACAAGGTATTGAGTTTTTTGTCCCTGAGCGAGGGTATCAATTTCACGGAGAAGAGACACGTCCAGGGACAGTGACTGTAACGGGAAAAATCAAGGGAGAAAAACACCCTTTTGTCGACCATTTTCGATTTACCCGGGCCCATACAAGTGAAGGAATCGAAGTAAAGCAAACCATTCCAGCCCCAGCACAATTGTTAGTCGAGTTATTACGGCCAGATATCTTGCCATATGTCCGTGACATCTATCCGGAAAATGAAGAACTTTTTCAAGATATCGTTACTGCTTATCGTCAAGTGATTGCGGATTTATATGAAGCAGGTGCCAGAACGATCCAATTGGATGACTGTACGTGGGGCGTATTAGTAGCACCTTTACCAGAAGGATTTTTAGCAGAGAGTGATAAAGAGGAAGGCGAGATTCGCAAAGAGTTGGCACAGACCTATTTACAAATCAATAATGCGGTTATTGGAAATCAACCACAAGATTTGATTTTGAATACCCATGTCTGTCGAGGGAATTACCACTCCACCTGGGCAGCAGCTGGCGGATATGAAGCTGTAGCTGAACCACTATTTACGGAAGAAAATGTTCATGCCTATTATTTAGAATATGACAACGATCGTTCAGGCGGTTTTGAACCACTTGCGAAAGTTAGTGAAGAAAAACTTGTAGTATTAGGATTGATAACCTCAAAATCCGGTGAACTTGAGGATCGTCAAAAAATCATCGAACGAATTTATGAAGCTACTCGCTACGTCCCTTTAGATCGATTGTGTTTAAGCCCACAATGCGGGTTCGCCTCCACCGAGGAAGGGAATATTTTGACGGAAGAAGCACAATGGGAAAAAATCACATTGATCAAGAGTATCGCAGAAGAGGTTTGGAATTAA
- a CDS encoding ABC transporter ATP-binding protein — protein MTLLKKSIKNNKGIALLTLLFICLQLLGTLGVPKLVADLIDTGIASGEVKQIQQIGIQMLIVALLGSFAAVASSYYSALLATRFGYQTRASFFQKFQQLSMKDVDRFNTGSLLTRMTNDVDNVQQMIVMFCQMIIPAPIISLFTILMMLEHSVKLTVITLGSIFVYALVTYYLMKKGTPLSLSIQPKMDRVTTTLREFFTGVNMIRAFNNQDYEEKRTNKTFENYAQQMIRVNRIFAWVTPIAFLLMGIVYASILWFGGGLVANGSLQIGTVTAIVEYSMLTLAYLMIAAMVLVIVPKSISCLKRIEEVLHAEIEIKDPDQPETLSFDSVDDTFLSFENVTFRYNETADPVLENIDFSVPKGKTTAIVGGTGSGKSTIAKLLLRLNDVSSGQITFAGTPIKEMNQETLRSYISYVPQKAFLFSGTIRSNLLMGKEHATDEELTKAVRVAQLNEVLENLPDRLDSFVAQGGDNYSGGQKQRICIARALVKPAEIYVFDDSFSALDYRTDAKLRRALHREMADKTLIIVAQRLSTIVNADNIIVLDEGRIVGQGTHEALLKTNHSYQEFAKSQGLLKEGVDGND, from the coding sequence ATGACATTATTAAAAAAATCTATAAAAAACAATAAAGGAATTGCATTACTTACTCTTTTATTTATCTGTTTACAACTTCTAGGAACCCTTGGTGTGCCAAAGTTAGTAGCTGATCTCATAGATACAGGGATTGCAAGTGGCGAAGTGAAACAAATCCAACAAATCGGAATTCAAATGTTGATCGTTGCCTTATTAGGATCTTTTGCCGCAGTTGCCTCAAGCTACTATTCTGCTTTGTTAGCCACTCGATTTGGTTATCAGACACGAGCAAGCTTTTTTCAAAAATTCCAACAATTATCAATGAAAGATGTTGATCGATTTAACACCGGTTCTCTTTTGACTAGAATGACCAATGACGTAGATAACGTCCAACAAATGATCGTCATGTTCTGCCAGATGATCATCCCAGCACCGATCATTTCGCTATTTACGATTCTGATGATGTTGGAGCATTCCGTCAAGTTAACAGTGATCACTTTAGGCTCGATCTTCGTCTATGCTCTAGTCACGTATTATTTGATGAAAAAAGGAACGCCTTTATCTTTGAGTATCCAACCGAAGATGGACCGTGTCACGACAACGCTACGTGAATTCTTTACAGGTGTCAATATGATCCGTGCCTTTAATAATCAAGACTACGAAGAAAAAAGAACAAATAAGACCTTTGAAAATTACGCGCAACAAATGATTCGTGTCAATCGGATCTTTGCTTGGGTCACACCCATTGCCTTTTTATTGATGGGCATCGTTTATGCCTCTATTTTGTGGTTTGGTGGCGGTTTGGTGGCTAATGGTAGCTTACAAATCGGCACAGTGACTGCCATTGTAGAATATTCGATGTTGACACTTGCCTATTTGATGATTGCCGCAATGGTTCTTGTTATCGTGCCAAAATCAATTTCTTGTCTTAAACGGATTGAGGAAGTATTACACGCTGAAATCGAAATTAAAGATCCCGACCAACCAGAAACTTTATCCTTCGATTCAGTCGATGATACTTTCTTATCCTTTGAGAATGTCACGTTTCGTTATAACGAAACCGCTGATCCTGTGTTGGAAAACATTGATTTTTCCGTCCCAAAAGGTAAAACCACAGCGATTGTTGGTGGAACAGGTTCAGGAAAAAGTACCATTGCAAAATTATTGCTACGTTTAAATGATGTTTCAAGTGGCCAAATCACTTTCGCAGGCACTCCAATCAAAGAAATGAACCAAGAAACACTGCGAAGCTATATTAGTTATGTTCCCCAAAAAGCTTTTTTATTTAGTGGAACGATTCGAAGTAATCTACTGATGGGTAAGGAACATGCGACAGATGAAGAATTAACCAAAGCAGTTCGCGTCGCACAATTGAATGAAGTCTTAGAAAATCTACCAGATCGATTGGACAGCTTTGTTGCTCAAGGGGGAGATAATTATTCTGGCGGACAAAAACAAAGGATATGTATCGCTAGGGCGTTAGTCAAACCTGCTGAAATCTATGTCTTTGACGATAGTTTCTCTGCATTGGACTATCGGACAGATGCCAAATTACGACGTGCGTTGCATCGAGAAATGGCAGATAAAACATTGATCATCGTGGCACAACGTTTAAGTACCATCGTGAACGCTGATAATATTATTGTTTTGGATGAAGGACGGATCGTCGGACAAGGCACGCATGAAGCGTTATTGAAAACCAATCACTCGTATCAGGAATTTGCGAAATCACAAGGTTTGTTGAAGGAGGGAGTCGATGGAAATGACTAA